The Halomonas sp. KG2 genome contains a region encoding:
- a CDS encoding LemA family protein gives MLTLIIVLVVVAVIAFYVIGIYNRLVSLKNRFENAFAQIEVQLKRRHDLIPNLVETAKGYLSHERETLQSVIEARNTAVAGLKAAAANPGSAKAIADLGGAEGALTQAMGRLNVVMEAYPDLKASQNMMQLSEELTSTENKVAFARQSFNDAVMHYNTYRQSFPPVAVAGMFGHGQDASLLEFEDSAQIQVAPKVSF, from the coding sequence ATGCTGACACTCATCATTGTTTTGGTAGTCGTCGCCGTGATCGCGTTTTACGTTATTGGAATCTACAACCGGCTTGTTTCGTTGAAAAATCGCTTTGAGAACGCCTTTGCCCAGATTGAGGTACAGCTTAAGCGGCGGCATGATCTAATTCCCAACTTGGTAGAGACCGCCAAAGGCTATCTGAGTCATGAGCGGGAAACGCTGCAGTCGGTCATTGAGGCTCGCAATACGGCAGTGGCCGGCCTTAAAGCAGCAGCGGCGAACCCTGGTAGCGCCAAGGCGATTGCTGACCTTGGTGGTGCTGAAGGTGCGCTAACTCAAGCGATGGGACGGCTCAATGTCGTCATGGAAGCTTACCCAGACCTAAAAGCGTCGCAAAATATGATGCAGTTGTCAGAAGAGCTCACCAGCACGGAAAACAAGGTGGCTTTTGCGCGTCAGTCATTTAACGATGCGGTAATGCACTACAACACTTATCGGCAGAGCTTCCCCCCAGTGGCAGTGGCTGGCATGTTTGGGCATGGCCAGGATGCCTCATTGCTAGAATTTGAAGATAGCGCCCAGATCCAGGTGGCACCCAAAGTGTCGTTCTAA
- a CDS encoding VOC family protein — translation MVAEEAARFYADTFPDSFVKAVHYAPGDFPSGKQGDVLTVEFSVMGIPCLGLNGGPAITHNESFSFQVSTNDQAETDYYWHAIVSNGGEESACGWCKDKWGISWQITPAVLMNAIANPDPATAKRAFDAMMQMRKINIAEIEAALKG, via the coding sequence ATGGTCGCGGAAGAGGCTGCACGCTTTTACGCTGACACCTTTCCCGATTCGTTCGTCAAGGCTGTTCATTATGCACCGGGAGACTTTCCGTCGGGTAAACAAGGGGATGTATTAACCGTCGAGTTTTCTGTGATGGGCATTCCGTGCCTTGGGCTCAACGGTGGACCTGCGATCACACACAATGAGTCGTTCTCTTTTCAAGTCTCAACGAATGATCAAGCCGAAACGGATTACTATTGGCATGCCATTGTTAGCAACGGTGGTGAAGAAAGTGCCTGTGGCTGGTGTAAGGACAAATGGGGCATATCTTGGCAGATAACACCGGCGGTACTAATGAACGCGATTGCCAATCCCGACCCTGCCACCGCGAAGCGTGCCTTTGATGCAATGATGCAAATGAGAAAAATCAACATTGCTGAGATTGAGGCGGCGCTTAAGGGGTGA
- the map gene encoding type I methionyl aminopeptidase yields MAKVTLKSAEELRVMREAGRLLASVFSYLDKQIVPGISTMDINHWAERYIVDHLQARPASKGQYGYQYVLNASVNHVVCHGIPSETQKLKSGDIVNVDITLEKGGFIADSSKMYLLGDVKPYAKRLVDKTYESMWQGIQAVKPGATLGDVGYAIQQYAEKQGYSIVREYCGHGIGREMHEEPQVLHYGKKGKGLVLQEGMVFTIEPMVNQGKAKIKTKRDGWTVVTSDKKLSAQWEHTIAVTSSGFEVLTLRDDEIIPTAISQ; encoded by the coding sequence GTGGCTAAGGTAACGCTGAAAAGTGCAGAGGAACTGCGCGTAATGCGCGAGGCTGGGCGGCTACTCGCATCAGTTTTCAGTTATCTCGATAAACAAATAGTGCCCGGTATCTCCACGATGGATATTAACCATTGGGCCGAGCGCTATATCGTTGACCATTTACAGGCTCGCCCTGCCAGCAAGGGCCAGTATGGCTATCAGTATGTGTTGAACGCGTCAGTCAACCATGTAGTTTGTCATGGCATTCCATCTGAAACGCAAAAACTTAAGTCTGGCGATATCGTTAATGTCGATATTACCTTAGAGAAGGGCGGATTTATCGCAGATTCAAGCAAGATGTACCTTCTTGGAGATGTAAAGCCCTATGCCAAGCGACTGGTCGATAAAACCTACGAGTCCATGTGGCAAGGGATACAAGCGGTTAAGCCTGGCGCAACGTTAGGCGATGTAGGTTACGCGATTCAGCAATATGCTGAAAAACAGGGCTACTCTATCGTTCGTGAGTATTGTGGGCATGGAATTGGCCGAGAAATGCACGAAGAGCCCCAGGTGTTGCACTATGGGAAGAAGGGCAAAGGGCTGGTTTTACAAGAGGGCATGGTATTTACCATAGAACCGATGGTTAACCAGGGGAAAGCCAAGATAAAAACCAAGAGAGATGGTTGGACAGTGGTTACCAGTGACAAGAAGTTGTCTGCACAGTGGGAGCACACGATTGCGGTCACTTCATCCGGTTTCGAAGTGTTAACACTTCGCGATGATGAAATCATCCCTACAGCCATTAGCCAATAA
- a CDS encoding ParD-like family protein, with the protein MGIVKINDQLHEDVRKASSVMVRSINAQAEYWIKVGMLAEANPSMTFSEIMRDQMQQADVDLRKVIGG; encoded by the coding sequence ATGGGGATCGTGAAAATTAATGATCAGCTACACGAAGACGTGCGCAAGGCTAGTTCGGTGATGGTGCGTTCCATCAATGCCCAGGCTGAATATTGGATAAAAGTAGGGATGCTCGCGGAGGCCAATCCGAGTATGACCTTCTCTGAAATTATGCGTGACCAAATGCAGCAAGCCGATGTCGATTTAAGGAAGGTGATTGGTGGCTAA
- a CDS encoding DUF2784 domain-containing protein, whose amino-acid sequence MSQQTLLLRLADLILILHVLFVAFVVVGLLAIYAGYFLRWQWVRHRTFRVIHLCAIGYVVVQAWFGIVCPLTTWEMALRAKAGAGTYTGSFIQYWLQSLLYFTMPEWVFILVYTLFGCLVLASWFVVRPNHTSVSFFRS is encoded by the coding sequence ATGTCTCAACAAACGCTACTATTACGCTTGGCAGATTTGATTTTAATTCTCCACGTTTTGTTTGTGGCCTTTGTTGTTGTCGGCCTGCTAGCCATCTACGCAGGGTATTTTCTGCGATGGCAGTGGGTGCGGCATCGAACATTCCGGGTCATTCATTTATGTGCCATTGGTTATGTGGTCGTGCAGGCGTGGTTTGGGATCGTTTGCCCATTAACCACGTGGGAAATGGCGCTACGGGCCAAGGCTGGGGCGGGCACTTATACGGGCTCTTTTATTCAATACTGGTTGCAGAGCCTGCTCTATTTCACTATGCCTGAATGGGTATTTATCTTGGTTTATACCCTGTTTGGTTGCTTGGTGCTGGCTAGCTGGTTTGTCGTGCGGCCAAATCACACTTCCGTTAGTTTTTTCAGATCCTGA
- a CDS encoding winged helix DNA-binding domain-containing protein, translating into MIEIERPQALARLRRVALAAQGLLQVQPFGRGLAGTRSAINHLGYVQIDTISVVERAHHHVVHSRVPGFKPDMIHQLLINRDIFEYWAHAAAFLPIDDFRFSLPYKHTIKSGQTHWFRNPDKKLMSELLARIESDGPLRSRDLENTTTKRSGWWDWKPAKKALEQLYMQGDLMVSDREGFQKTYDLTERVLPSHINTQMPSVAAFATHMVDQQLRCHGFASLKGFTYLRRSSELRNAVKNLVNERLAQGTLESVKVSSGEVFIVEAGALERPLPRLKNRLLILSPFDNSVIQRERLKALFQYDYQLECYVPEAKRQYGYFCLPLLYRDAFIGRMDCKAHRKSRHLEIRFLHFEPHTFDEGLVVTDFVDAITQFCHFQQCDTVSLTNVHPDHLTQHLRSALQALG; encoded by the coding sequence ATGATTGAAATTGAACGTCCGCAAGCGCTGGCGCGCCTACGTCGCGTTGCCCTGGCTGCGCAAGGATTGCTGCAAGTTCAGCCGTTCGGGCGCGGTTTGGCTGGAACCCGTTCCGCAATTAATCACCTGGGTTATGTTCAGATCGACACCATATCCGTGGTCGAGCGAGCCCATCACCATGTGGTTCACTCGCGAGTGCCTGGGTTCAAACCAGATATGATTCATCAGTTGTTGATCAATAGAGACATCTTTGAATATTGGGCCCATGCGGCTGCTTTTTTACCCATCGACGATTTTCGCTTTTCGTTACCCTACAAACACACCATCAAAAGTGGCCAAACGCACTGGTTCAGAAACCCTGACAAAAAGCTAATGAGTGAGCTATTGGCTCGCATAGAATCAGATGGCCCGCTGCGCTCTCGAGACCTGGAAAACACGACGACGAAACGCTCAGGCTGGTGGGACTGGAAACCTGCCAAAAAGGCGCTGGAACAGCTGTATATGCAGGGCGACCTTATGGTCAGCGACCGCGAAGGTTTTCAAAAAACCTACGATCTAACCGAGCGGGTACTTCCATCTCATATCAATACGCAAATGCCCAGCGTGGCAGCGTTTGCGACGCACATGGTCGACCAGCAATTACGCTGTCATGGGTTTGCATCACTCAAAGGTTTTACCTATCTACGGCGTAGCTCTGAGCTGCGCAATGCAGTGAAAAATCTGGTAAACGAACGGTTGGCGCAGGGAACGTTAGAAAGCGTAAAAGTAAGCAGTGGTGAGGTTTTTATAGTGGAAGCAGGGGCGCTTGAACGCCCGTTGCCTAGATTGAAAAATCGGCTGCTGATTCTTTCCCCGTTCGATAATAGTGTTATTCAGCGCGAACGGCTTAAGGCGCTTTTTCAATATGATTATCAATTGGAATGTTATGTGCCTGAAGCCAAACGTCAGTATGGCTATTTTTGCCTGCCGCTACTTTATCGCGACGCCTTTATTGGGCGTATGGATTGTAAAGCCCATCGAAAAAGCCGTCATTTAGAGATCAGGTTCTTACATTTCGAACCACATACGTTTGATGAGGGGCTCGTCGTAACGGATTTTGTGGATGCCATCACCCAGTTTTGTCATTTCCAGCAGTGTGATACTGTGTCGTTGACTAATGTCCACCCCGACCATCTAACCCAGCATTTGCGCAGTGCGCTTCAAGCCCTGGGGTAA
- a CDS encoding DUF1801 domain-containing protein — protein MSPAVQAKFETYPISARRQLERVRQLILTRAAEDALGEVEEVLKWGEASYLVKGGTTIRIDWKAKDPDAIKVFFHCQTRLIETFKERYPSEFEYEGKRAIVIPLGMNIEQSPLGHCIELALKYHRLKHLPLLGV, from the coding sequence ATGAGTCCAGCTGTTCAGGCTAAGTTTGAAACCTATCCGATAAGCGCTCGGCGACAGCTTGAGCGTGTGCGGCAACTTATTCTGACAAGAGCGGCTGAAGATGCGTTGGGCGAAGTTGAAGAAGTGCTCAAATGGGGAGAGGCGAGTTACCTTGTCAAAGGAGGCACGACCATTCGCATCGATTGGAAAGCGAAAGACCCAGATGCGATTAAGGTATTTTTTCACTGCCAAACGCGTTTGATTGAAACGTTCAAAGAGAGATATCCCAGTGAATTTGAGTATGAAGGCAAGCGCGCTATTGTGATCCCTTTGGGCATGAATATTGAGCAATCCCCATTAGGGCATTGCATCGAGTTGGCACTGAAGTATCACAGGCTTAAGCATTTGCCTCTTCTCGGTGTGTAG
- a CDS encoding O-methyltransferase, translating to MVESLRELLTELEQFGQENDAAIADRLRRMLNITRDTGEFLSVLTQATDAKRVLEIGTSNGYSTLWFAQAAQKIGGHVTTVELAEYKFDLAAKNFERSGLSNYITSLQCEAGKLLESVEDSSFDLLFLDSNRSEYVPWWPHIKRVLRGGGLLVVDNATSHADEMAAFIELVSADPDFATCTVPVGNGQFMATRAA from the coding sequence GTGGTCGAATCATTACGCGAGTTGCTAACTGAGTTAGAGCAATTTGGCCAGGAAAACGATGCTGCCATTGCTGATCGTCTGCGTCGTATGTTGAATATCACTCGTGATACGGGGGAGTTTCTTTCAGTACTTACCCAAGCCACGGACGCAAAAAGAGTGCTGGAGATTGGTACCTCTAATGGCTATTCCACCTTGTGGTTTGCCCAGGCAGCTCAAAAGATTGGTGGGCACGTCACGACAGTAGAACTTGCCGAATACAAGTTCGATCTGGCAGCCAAGAATTTTGAGCGCTCGGGTCTTTCTAACTACATTACATCGCTGCAATGTGAAGCTGGCAAGTTGCTGGAAAGCGTGGAGGATTCTTCGTTCGATCTGCTCTTTCTTGACTCTAATCGTTCTGAGTATGTGCCGTGGTGGCCGCATATTAAGCGGGTCTTGAGAGGTGGTGGGCTTCTGGTGGTGGATAATGCCACTTCCCATGCTGATGAAATGGCGGCTTTTATAGAACTGGTGTCGGCAGACCCAGATTTCGCCACGTGCACTGTGCCAGTCGGCAATGGTCAATTTATGGCAACGCGGGCCGCATGA
- a CDS encoding type II toxin-antitoxin system RelE/ParE family toxin: MAEVIWTEPALQELDAIAEYIALDNPAAASHLVQNVFDKTERLENFPQSGRIPPELPNSVYREIVVPPCRIFYREDEKQILVLHVMREERQLRAYMLGNS; encoded by the coding sequence ATGGCTGAAGTAATTTGGACAGAGCCTGCTCTTCAAGAACTGGATGCCATCGCTGAGTACATTGCTCTGGATAATCCTGCTGCCGCAAGCCATCTGGTCCAAAACGTTTTCGATAAGACCGAGCGTTTGGAAAACTTCCCCCAATCCGGACGGATTCCTCCTGAGCTCCCCAATTCGGTATACAGGGAGATAGTGGTTCCACCCTGTCGCATTTTTTATCGTGAGGATGAGAAACAGATTCTGGTCCTTCATGTTATGCGAGAGGAGCGGCAGCTCCGTGCATACATGCTTGGGAATAGCTAA